One endosymbiont 'TC1' of Trimyema compressum genomic window, ATCATTTATATTATCTTTAATAAATGAAAAACCTATAGGAACACAAGATCAACTAGTTTATGCTTTACATGAAGCAGGCTATCATGTAACTCAGGCAACTGTTTCAAGGGACATTAAAGCTTTAGAATTAGAGAAAGTTTCAACAGACATGGGGTCAGTTTATAGAAGTAAGAACCTTCAGTTTGGAGGAGAACATAAAAAAACACTATCATTATCTACTATTTTTGAGAATTCAGTAACTAAAGTAGTAGGCGTTGATTATTTTATTGTAATTCATACTTTGCCTGGGGCGGCTTCTACAGTTGCATTTCATTTAGACAGTGAAGAAAATATTGGCATTTTAGGAACTATTGCTGGTGATGATACTATTTTAGTTATTCTAGACAATAAGGAAAAAGTGAACAACATATTAGAACTATTTAAAGGTTATTTGTAGGAGGTTTAATGCTAAAGGAGATAACAATCAAAAACTTTGCTTTAATTGACGAGATTACAGTTGAACTAACAACAGGACTCAATGTTTTAACAGGTGAGACTGGTGCTGGTAAGTCGATTGTGTTAGATGCTATTGGCTTGCTTTGTGGTAAAAGAGCCAGTCTGAACTTTATCAGAAAAGGTGAAGACAAAGCAAAAGTAGAAGGTTATTTTATTATTACAGATGATTTGAAAAATAAAATAAATGATTTAGACTTAGTTGATTGTGATAATGAGTTATTTCTTTCTAGAGAAATTTCTGTAAGTGGCAATAATAAATGTAAAATTAATTATAAGACTGTTCCTCATACTATTTATCAGATTATTGGAAAATTCCTATTTGATATTCATGGACAAAACCAGGAACAGAGTCTTTTATTGCCTGAAAAACAGCTTACTCTTTTAGACGGCTTTTTAGATAATACGCAAAAAGTATATTTAAAAAAAGTCAAAGAAAGTTATTTAAAGTGGGAAGAAGCTAAAAATAAGATAGATAAAATTTTAAATGAAAATGAAGAGAAAAACGAAATGGTTGACTACTATATATTTGCCATTGATGAAATAAATAAAGCTGAATTAGAAGTTGCAGAAGAAGATAAATTACGAGAAGAACGTAATAGGATTGTAAATGGAGAAAAACTAAGCAAGAAAGGAGAACAGATTTATAGTAGACTATGGGGTGCACAAGGCTGTGTCCCATCTTATGAGGAAGTAACATTTCTTTTAAAGGAAATGAGTCTTTTGGATGACATTATTACATCAGTTAAAGACAAAAGTATTGAAGTTCTTTACAATCTAGAAGAGGTAGCTAATGATTTTAGGACTTATTTTGATAGTTTAGAATATGATGAATATACTTTAAATAAAATTGAACGCAGATTGGAAATTATAAATAGTCTGAAGAGAAAATATGGTAATTCAATTGAAGCTATTCTAGAAAGACAAACGGAGATGAAGCTGGTAATTGAACAAGTCGAAAATAAGGATGCTTATTTACAGCAATATGAAAAAGAAAAAGAAGAAGCTCTGAGATTATACAATCAATTTTCTGAGAAGCTTTCTCTAGGAAGACGGGAAAGTGCTGCTAAAGTTGAGGCTTTAATTAAAGAAAACTTAGAAAATTTGGGGATTTATGGTGATAGTTTTAAAGTTCACTTTATTGATAATGAAATGCCAACTGAAATTGGTAGAGAAAAAATAGAGTTTTATTTCAGTCCAAATAAAGGGGAAGGTGCTCAACCTTTAAAGAAAATTGCTTCAGGTGGTGAAGTGTCAAGAATAATGTTAGCTTTTAAAAAGGTCTTTGTATCTTTAGATAATGTACCCTCTATGGTTTTTGATGAAATAGATACAGGGGTTGGAGGAGAATCTTTACTAAAAGTTGCTTTGAGTTTATATGACATCAGTAGAGAGAGACAAGTTATTTGTGTAACTCATGGACCTTTAATAGCCGCTTTTGCGGATAGTCATTTTAGAATCAGAAAAGATGTAATTGATGAACGTACAAAAATTAGCGTAATTCCCCTTGAAGATAAGGATGCAAGGAGTGAAGAACTAGGAAGAATGCTAGGCGGTACAGAACACTTAAATTTGGCTAAAGATCAAGGGGAGGAAATGATTTTATTTGCAATGGAACAAAAAAGTGTAAAATGAACGTTAGGTGAAAAATTATAAATTTTATGGAGGTGACAGGTAATGGACGATCCGAGTCAGTTGTATTATTGTAAATTATTTATTAAAAAAATTGGGTTGTCATATTATAGACGATCCTAGAAAGGAAGGTTTATAATGATTACTGCTTATAAAACAATGGATGGAGCATTGAGCTCTGTTGATATTTCAGAACCTCACAATTGGATTAATTTAGTAAACCCAAGTAAGCAAGACTTAGAAACTGTAGCAGAAAAAACAGGTGCTTTACTAGAATTTTTAGAGGCGCCTTTAGACCCAGAAGAGCGCTCAAGAATTGATACTGAAGATGAACAAACATTAATTATTATTAACGTGCCTATAGAAGCAGATGAAGGGGAAAATCAGACAAGCTATGATACGATTCCTTTAGGATTGTTGATAATTGAAAATCATTTTATCACTATTTCTTTAGAGGATGTTGATGTATTGGAGGATTTTATTAATAGACCTTTAAGATCTACCTCTACCTTAAAGAAAACGAGATTTGCTTTACAGATTTTTTATAAAACAGCCACTTATTATTTGAAATTTCTAAAACAGTTAGATAGAAAAACTAATGAAATAGAAAGATCTTTACATAGGGCCATGAAAAATGAACGCTTAATAAAATTATTAGGTCTTGAAAAAAGTTTAGTATATTTTATGACTTCCTTAAAAGCCAATGAAATTGTAATGAGGAAAATCTTTAGAGTAAATTTGCTACCAATGTATGAAGAGGATGAAGATTTACTGGAAGATGTCTTAACAGAAGTTCACCAAGCAATTGATATGGCTGAAATCAACACCAATATTTTAAGTGGCATGATGGATGCTTTTGCGTCTATTATATCCAATAACTTGAATGTGGTTATGAAAATTCTAACTTCAATAACTATTATCTTAACTATTCCAACTATGATATTCAGTTTTTATGGTATGAACGTTGCACTACCTGGTGCCGATTGGCCTTTTACGGGATTAGTTATTGTAATCGTTACAATAATTATTGCAGCAGTAACTTTATATATTATGCGTAAAAAGAATATGTTTTAATAATTAAATAAATAAAAAAGCCTTTTGTAATCAATACAAAAGGCTTTTTTATATTTTAATTTATTGCTCGTAAATAGCGTCGTTTGGACAAGATGATTGGCATGTTCCACAGCTAATACATTCATCTTGGTTGATTTCATAAATAGAATCACCTTCGCTAATGCATTCTACTGGACACTCATCAGCACAAACACCACAAGATATACACTTATCAGTAATGATATACATTTTTATACACCTCCTTGCTTGTAATAATTATCTCAATGTCATTATAAGTCTTTTTATTAAAATAAGGAAGTCTTTTTATTAAAATAAAACATTTATTTACTAAATATTAAAATTCAACAATATTTCTTTTATACACAATGTATTTATCCTGTACTTCTCTGATAGTGTCTTGAATTGCTAGCTGGAGACGAGATACTTCACTGTAAGCTTCATCTTCAATAGCTATTCTAATCTGAGTGAAAAGGGAAAGATTATCTTCGGAATCTTTTAAGAGACTCATTTTTAAAATTTTAATTTCTTCCCAGCGCTTTTCATCTAAACTATTTGTACTTTCTAAATCATAGTGTAACGGTACAATGCTTGAAAAACGTTTTGCTGTTTGGGGAATAATGCGATTGGTAATTTCAGTTAACCAACGTTTTTGTACACCAATACAATAGGAATAAATGATTAATTCTGTAAAAATCCCTGAGGATAAAAGGGTGTTTAGTTTTTCTGGATATTGGGATAGTCCTTCTAAATTTTTCCATACAGTTGCTGGATGTTGACCAAAGAATTTTTCTCTTTCTTCTTCTGAATAAGCTTCAAAAACATCTAATTCACTATGGTAAACTCTATCATTTTCAAGATAATCAGCTGGTTCTCCGTAGCCTTTTTTAAATTCTGCTTCAAGTTCAGCCATTGTTTTTCCTGAATTAACAGTATAGTAAATTCCATCGAGCATTGTTTGGTAAATAGTAGCAATAACTAAATAGGTGTTACTATGAGGGTTTGGAGATCTGACTTCAAATCGTGTAGCCAATGGAGAATCAAGATCTCTGATTAAGCCCATTAAAACTGTTCTATTTCTTGATGGAGTCTTAACATCAGTACCAATAGATGCTACAATGCATATGGGTGCTTCAAACCCTGGTTTTAAACGTTCAAGGGAGTCGTTAGTGGCACTGATAAATGGGTTTAATACCTCATAATTTTTGAGAATACCCATTAATGCACCCCAACCAGGTACAGATAGGAAGTTCTCATACTTGTTCTGGGGATTAAATAGATTTTTTCTTTGTCCATCTTTTAAGAGAATTGATACGCCTACATGAGTGTGTTCACCACTGCCTGCCACACCGTCGATAGGTTTAGCTTTAAAGGATACATCAAGACCATGTCCTTGGAAAATTTCTTTAACAAAAGTACGGGCTAAAAGCTCATTATCGGCTGCCTGAAGTGCTTCTGAATATAGCCAGTCAATTTCTAATTGTTCTAGTATGTCTGTTGTTGTACCATCACTGGTTAATTTTGCTTTAACTCCACCCACTTCTTTATGACCCATTTCAGGTTTTAAACCATAATTTTCAAGGAGCGTTAAAGAACGTTCAAGAGCAGTTCTTACAGAATGCTTTGTTCTTTTCCAATATTGTTCCCGCATAACTTCTGATGCAGAAAGCTCAGAAGCTTTAACACTATTGTTTTCTGGAGAGCGAACCCAAAACTCAAGTTCTGTTGCAGCTGTTAAATCAACAGATGCAATGTCTTCTTTAGTAAAGCCCATTTGCTGGCATAATTCTTTTGAGTCAAATAGTTTAATAATCTCAGCTTGGAAATGCTTGCTCACTTGTTTCAAGATTGAGCGGGAGTCAATATAACTGTTATTGTGTTTTAAAAAACAAGGAATTCTTAAAGTTCCAATTGGTTTTTCAGTAACACAATCAATATTTTCGTAGTTGTAGTCAATGAACCACTTAGCTTCAGTGTCAGGAATTAAATCAACTTTCCCATTATTAAGAGTTGCAATGCCTGGTAAAACAACACTTGATCCATCAGTTTGTATACCATTTTCAATAAATTCATTAATACTATCTAAAAATACTGAAATAGGAATTTTTTCATCTGTGTCATTACCGCCTAAATCAACACCTACCAAAGAAACAAATTGTATTTCTGGGTGGGATAGAAGTAGGGATTTTAAAGATGTTTCGTCATGGTCTTTTTTTGAGATAAAATAAAGCAAGTCTGGCTCTAACATCTTTTCGGTTTTATCATTCATTTTTTTCCTCCAAAATAAAAATCTAATATACTCTATCATAACATAAATCAGCATTAATTTTAAGGGAAAATTCATTGATAGAAATGAGAAAGATTAGCTTAGAAGCTAGTAGAAAAGCATTTTTTTTGGTATAATAATAGTGTTTAATTTTAAGGAGAGATTGATGTAAATGGCAAGAAAAAAAAATAAGAAAAAAGTTTCTGAAAACAAACAATCAATTTATTATATAATTCTGATAATACTAGGAATATTCTTTCTTTTAGGATATTTTTTTTCAACAGAAGTAGGCATTATGGGTACATTAATTATTAATGGACTTGGTGGTTTATTTGGCGGAGCAATTCCATTTGTTTCTTTTTTAGTATTGGTAGTAGGACTATATGGTTTGTTGAGTAAAAAAGAGAAAAAGAAAAAAGTATACATAAGTATATTTCTTTTTTTTGTTGCCATTTTAATATCCTTTCAATTGCCTTATACAGGACCTCTTTCCACAGAAAGTTTAATGACTAGCTTTTTAGATAAAAGTGGTGGTGGCATTGTAGGTGCATTTTTCACTTCAGTTTTGTTCAGTATTGTAGGGGCTATTGGATTGTATATGTTTTTATTTGCTTTGTATATTGTTAGTATAGTGTTGTTGATAAATGGCTTAACGCCATTAAAAAATCTTCAAGTAGCTTCTTCACAAAAACTTGATGAGATTATTAAGGATAGAGATGCTAAAAAGAAGATTCTGAAGCAAGAAAAGGAGAAAATAAAAGCCCGAAAAAGAGCGCAAAAAAACAAAGAAATGTTAGAGGCCAGCAAGATTAGGCAGAATATGCTCAATGCGGAAGATTATGGTAAAAAGCCTAAAGAAAAAATTAGCAAGCATAGCCAACACTCAGCAGAAATGCCTAAACCAGTTATTGATATTAAGGAAGAACCTTTGCCAACTTTTGGCTTAGAGGAAGAGCTAGAATCTATAGTTGACTCAGCACCTGTAGCTGGTATTAAAGACAACAGTATAAATGAAGAGGTAAACCCAACTCCAGAAAAGGATTGGTCTACAATAATACCAGGACAGAAGAAGCATGGGTGGAAGCTTCCACCTCTTAGCTTACTTACTACTTTGAAAAAAGAGAATGATAAAGATAAAAAAACGGAAATTGAAAAAACAGCTACTCTTTTAGAGGAAACCCTAAAAAGTTTTGGGGTTTCAATTCAAGTAACAGAAGTTAGTTGTGGACCTTCTTTAACTCGTTATGAGGCTGTGTTAGCCCCAGGGACAAAAGTTAGTAAAATTCAGAATCTTGGAGAGGATATTGCATTAGCATTAGCTGCAACAAGTGTGAGAATTGAAGCACCTATTCCTGGGAAATCAGCAGTAGGGTTTGAAATTCCAAATAAGAAGGTATCACCTGTGTCCTTTAAAGAAATTATGGCTAGTGACAATGTTAAAGAAGGTAGAGCTCCTTTAACTATTGGACTGGGAAAAGATATTACTGGAAGAAGTGTTGCTACAAGCTTAGGGGAAATGCCTCACTTGTTGATTGCAGGCTCTACTGGGTCAGGTAAAAGTGTTTGTTTAAATACACTGATTTGCAGTTTGTTATTTAGATATACACCTGATGAATTAAAGTTTTTGTTAATTGATCCTAAAAAGGTTGAATTAACACCCTATAATGATATTCCCCATTTAGTTGCACCAGTTGTAACAGATCCTAAACGTTCAGCAGTTGCCCTAAGGTGGATGGTTTCTGAAATGGAAAGCCGTTATGAACAATTGGCTAATTTAGGTGTAAAAGATATTAAAAGCTATAATGAAATTGTATCTAAAGAAGAGCAATTAGCTTACGTAGTAGTTATTATTGACGAATTAGCAGACTTAATGATGGCGGCACCTGTTGATGTAGAAACATCAATTTGTAGAATTGCTCAGAAGGCGAGAGCCGCTGGTATTCATTTAGTAGTCGCAACACAACGACCTTCAGTTCAAGTTATTACAGGAGATATTAAATCTAATATTCCGAGAAGAATTGCCTTTGCAGTTTTTTCCCAAATTGATGCTAGAACTATTTTAGATGCCAGTGGAGCTGAAAAACTTCTTGGTAAAGGGGATATGCTTTTTACTCAAAAGGGCGGAAAACTATTAAGAGTTCAAGGGGCTTATATTTCCGAGGAGGAAATTATAAGTATTACAGAATATCTTAAAAATCAAGGAGAACCAGAATATTTAGAAGGCTCAGAAACTATTGAAACTGCTGTTTTAGATGAAGGGGATAAAGGTGTTGAAACTGAAGCAGAAGATGAGTTATTAAAAGATGCTGCTCATTTAATTTTGGAAACAGGTCAAGCATCTATATCTATGTTACAGCGCAAATTAAGAGTAGGCTACAGTCGAGGGGCACGCCTAATTGACTTATTGGAAGAAAAAGGATTTGTAGGCCCTTCAGAAGGTGCAAAGGGTCGAGAAGTTATTGGCAATTGGGAAGATTTTGGTAATCAGTTTGGAGAGCATTAATGAAGTGTCAATATAAGGATATTAAAATAGATAATTATTTGGAAAATAGGGATAAATATCTACTAATTGATGTAAGAAGCCCTTTAGAATTTCAGGAAGACCATATTGAAGGAGCCATTAATATTCCTTTACTGGATAATAATGAAAGAAAAATAATAGGTACTATATTCAAAGAAGAAGGTATGCGGAGTGCTAAAGAAAAAGCTCGACAGTTAGTTTTTCCAAAATTAAGTCAAAAATTAGAAGCAATACATAAAGCAATAGATCAGACCAATAAAAAATGTTTAGTTTATTGCTTTAGAGGTGGCGATAGAAGTAAGATCATGGCTACTCTGCTAGCATTTGAAAGAGGTAGTATTTACCGACTTGAAGGAGGATACAAATCTTTTAGAAAAGAAATTGTTCGTTTTTTCAATGAAGAAGAAATGCCTTCAGTCTATGTTTTATATGGCTTGACTGGAGCAGGCAAGACGGATATCTTATTAGCTTTAGAAAAAGAAGGCTTACCTGTTATTGATTTAGAAAGGTTAGCCAACCACAGAGGGTCAGTTTTTGGTCATATTGGGTTAAATAAGCAGCCTACTCAAAAACGTTTTGAAACATTACTCTACTTTAAATTAGTTGATAAAAAAAATTTCTATATTGTTGAAGGTGAAAGTAAGAAGATAGGAAGAATATCAATACCCTGTTCTTTTTATAATCAATTATTAGATGGAAAGCCCTATCTCATTAATTGTTCTATTAATGAGCGAGTTAAAAGATTAAATAAGGAGTATGCTGGCCACTTTGAATCTGACAAAGAAATTATTAATGAAGCATTAAATTATTTGACGATTCGCCTTGGAAAGAATACAATTAAAGAGATACAGACATTACTAGTTAATAAAGAAGTTAAAGAAGCAATAAAGCGGTTGCTTTTAGAGTATTATGATGTATTGTATGAAAAGAATAGAAAAAAAGAAAAAGAATATGAAAATACGTTTTCTTCAGATGCTTTTGATGATTGCATTAAAAGCCTGGTAAGGGAATTTAATTAGGAGGAATACTTAATGCTTAATTTAGGCCTAAGCTTAAGAGACAAAAGAGAAAGTAAATTTTTAACTGTACAAGAAGTAGCCCAAACCACAAAAATAAAAGAATGTTATATTAGAGCACTAGAAGATGAAGCAATTGATGATTTACCTCCAAGGGTTTACACAATTGGTTTTATTCAAAATTTAGCTGCGCTTTATCAACTACCTGCAGATGAATTGATAACAGCTTTTGATGCTTTAAATGCAAATTTTGCAACACCTAAAAAAGAGAGTAAAGGATTTAAATTGAGAAGTAGAAGTCAGATTCCAGCTGAAGGTAAAGAATCTCTTGATCGTGTAAAACGATTGTCATTGGATGATGACTCTAAAGATACTGAATCATCCATGGACTATATTAATTCTTTAATAAAAAAGAATAATGAAGGAGTTGCTGAGGCGTCTAAGAATAAACATGCTGGCAAAGCCAGTTTAGAAAATTATAAAGATAGCTTTATTCAAGACGAGGAGCTACAAGATTTAAAAGATAAGATAGAAAAAGAAGCTGAAGAAGAAGCTGAAAAGGATTTTCCAACTTCTAAGATAGTCATGGAGTTTGAAGCATTAATTCGTGAAGAAGAACGTTTTGAAACCCAAAAAATAAGAAAGAAATTAATGGAAGAAAATATTCAAAAAACACGTTCTATGAAAAAAGATATCTTTAGAAATATGCGAGACACAGGAAAAAAAGGACCTACAATTATGGTTATTGTCTTATTAGTAGTAGCTTTTCTTTTATTGATTTACATTATTATTACTGCACTTTTATCGTAAAAACATACAAGGAGAATTATGAAAACATTTTATTTTGAAACTTTAGGCTGTGATAAAAACACAGCAGATACAAGAGCTTATACTGAAAAATTAGTGTCAAAAGGATTGATAGAAGTGGAAAATCCTAATGAAGCTAATTTTGTTTTTATAAATACATGTAGTTTTATAGTACCAGCAAAAGAGGAATCAATTGGTACTATATTAGATTTAACGACAATCAAAAAGCAAAATCCTGAAGTGAAAATTATTGCAGTTGGCTGTTTAATCGAACAGCACATGGAAGCAATTGAATCTTCTATACCAGAATTAGATGGCTTAATTGGTGTTTATGGATTTGATGATAACAATATTCATAAACTTTTTTCATTAATGGGCTTAGAGGATATTACTGATGAAAAAGTAGATATTCAGGAGGCTTTGCCTGGAAGTGCTACGGGCTATCTTAAAATTGCAGATGGCTGTGATAATCATTGTACATACTGTACAATTCCTTCGATTAAAGGACCTTATAAAAGCCGTGAGGCAGAGTCAATAGTATCTGAAGCTCAAAATCTATATAACAACGGTGTAAGAGAACTTGTTATTGTTGCTCAAGATATTACTGACTATGGTAAAGACTTAGAAAATAAAATGAGTTTACCTGCTTTGTTAACAAAAATTGCTGAGATTCCTTATATCTGGATTCGCCTCTTATATGTATATCCAAGTGGGATTACAGCTGAGCTACTTGATGTAATAAAAGAAAATAAAAACATAGTGCCATATTTAGATATACCTATGCAGCATAGTGAAAATCATATTTTAAAAACTATGGGTCGAATTGAGGACAGAGATTCTTTAAATAAATTATTAAGCTTTATTCGTTATGAGATACCAGAAATTGTTTTTAGATCTACATTTATTTTAGGTTTCCCTGGTGAAACAGAAGAAGACTTTGAAGGACTATGCGATTTTGTTTTGAATAACAAAATTCAGTGGGCAGGAGCCTTTACATATTCTCAGGAATACGGTACACCAGCAAGTAAAATGGAAAACCAAGTACCAAAGGAAACTAAAGAAGAACGACTGGATATATTCATGGGTAAGCAAAAAGATATTAGTGAGGCTTTAAATACAACTTATCTTCACAAGGAAATCCTTTGTCTAATTGAAGAAAAAGTTGAGGATGGTCTTTATTTAGGAAGGACTTATTTCCAAGCTCCGGATATTGATGGCTTGGTTTATATAAAAAGTACTGCAGACCAAGAGGTCGGATCTTTTGTTGAAGTAGTTATTGAGTCTGTAGATATATATGATTTGATAGGAGTGGTTAAAAGTGAATTTTGCAAATAAAATAACTTATTTACGTCTGTTATTAATTCCTGTTTTTGTTATTATATTTTATTTAGGGTCTACAGGAGTAATTATTAGTGGTTTTATTTTTATAGTTGCAGCTTTAACTGATTTTTTTGATGGTTATATTGCCAGAAAAAGAAACGAAGTAACAACATTAGGTTCTTTTTTAGATCCTTTAGCTGATAAAATCTTAACTATGGCAGCATTTGTATTGTTGGCGACAACTGGTTTGATCCCAGCTTGGTCAGTTGTTTTAATATTAGCTAGAGAATTCATAGTAAATGGTTTACGTTTTATAGCAGCAGAAAAGAAGATTGTTATTTCAGCAAGTTTTTTAGGTAAAGTGAAAACTATGTCACAAATGGTTGCTATTGTTTTTTTACTTTTATCACCACTTAATGCCACAATATTATCAATTGGCATTATTGTATATTGGATTGCTGTAGTTGCTACAGTTATTTCAGGAGTGGAATATATTTATCAAGGCAGAGAGTTATTAAAATAGCATGATTAATAAAGAAAAATACACAGAAAACTATATTATTGAGCCCTTAGTACTACAAAAATTTATCAGAGAATCCGAGGGCGTTAGAAATGATATTTGTCCATCAGTGGGCAAGGAAATAGGCAACTTTCTCTACTTTCTTATTTGTTTAACTAAAAGTAAGAGAATTTTAGAAATAGGAACAAGTATTGGCTATTCAACAATATGGCTGGCAATAGGGGCAAAAGAAAATGAAGGTAGTGTTCATACAATAGAAGCAAGTAAAAGACTTAAAACTGAAGCTGAGAATAATATAAATAGTGCTGGACTAAAGGAATATGTAAGTTTTTATGAAGGTCTTGGAGAAGAAGTACTGGATACATTGAGTTGTAATTACGATTTCATATTTATTGATAGCGCTACTAAAAGTTATGATGTTTTGTATGAAAAAAGTTTATCTTTATTAAGGACCGGTGGCCTATTGGTTTTTGAAGATGTGTTATTTGCTTGTACTGGCAAAAGGAAAGCACAAAGAGAAGTTATGGGCGCTTTTAATGAAAAAATTATTAATGATAAAAG contains:
- the pgsA gene encoding CDP-diacylglycerol--glycerol-3-phosphate 3-phosphatidyltransferase translates to MNFANKITYLRLLLIPVFVIIFYLGSTGVIISGFIFIVAALTDFFDGYIARKRNEVTTLGSFLDPLADKILTMAAFVLLATTGLIPAWSVVLILAREFIVNGLRFIAAEKKIVISASFLGKVKTMSQMVAIVFLLLSPLNATILSIGIIVYWIAVVATVISGVEYIYQGRELLK
- a CDS encoding O-methyltransferase, translating into MINKEKYTENYIIEPLVLQKFIRESEGVRNDICPSVGKEIGNFLYFLICLTKSKRILEIGTSIGYSTIWLAIGAKENEGSVHTIEASKRLKTEAENNINSAGLKEYVSFYEGLGEEVLDTLSCNYDFIFIDSATKSYDVLYEKSLSLLRTGGLLVFEDVLFACTGKRKAQREVMGAFNEKIINDKRVINSLLNIEDGIMLCMKT
- the rimO gene encoding 30S ribosomal protein S12 methylthiotransferase RimO → MKTFYFETLGCDKNTADTRAYTEKLVSKGLIEVENPNEANFVFINTCSFIVPAKEESIGTILDLTTIKKQNPEVKIIAVGCLIEQHMEAIESSIPELDGLIGVYGFDDNNIHKLFSLMGLEDITDEKVDIQEALPGSATGYLKIADGCDNHCTYCTIPSIKGPYKSREAESIVSEAQNLYNNGVRELVIVAQDITDYGKDLENKMSLPALLTKIAEIPYIWIRLLYVYPSGITAELLDVIKENKNIVPYLDIPMQHSENHILKTMGRIEDRDSLNKLLSFIRYEIPEIVFRSTFILGFPGETEEDFEGLCDFVLNNKIQWAGAFTYSQEYGTPASKMENQVPKETKEERLDIFMGKQKDISEALNTTYLHKEILCLIEEKVEDGLYLGRTYFQAPDIDGLVYIKSTADQEVGSFVEVVIESVDIYDLIGVVKSEFCK